In Vigna unguiculata cultivar IT97K-499-35 chromosome 3, ASM411807v1, whole genome shotgun sequence, a single genomic region encodes these proteins:
- the LOC114176810 gene encoding protein IQ-DOMAIN 14-like isoform X1 — MGKKGSWFSAIKRVFTHHSKGKQDADNKGTKEKKKSVGKVKHGETNSFIPLFREPSSIEKIFGDFEREQQLLGLRPVTPPERPKTPPYVPPRAPSPRPPSPRPPSPRAASPRASSPRVTSPKAASFRNSHHHKEVVYRPEPTLRHQNASATKIQAVYRGYMARRSFRALKGLVRLQGVVRGQNVKRQTVNAMKHMQLLVRVQSQIQSRRIQMLENQARYQAEFKNDKDAASILGKLTSEAGNEEWDDSLLTKEEVEARLQRKVEAIIKRERAMAFAYSHQLWKATPKSTHTPVVDGRSGGLPWWWNWLERQAPAAAAATPQEKLVLKNFQLTPPRPYSEQKTSPRPGSSSQRPQQPHFAFDNMDTPTPKSTKSTIVTSSKPVRTPPYRTPQANSSGSGSKFVRPRGVGSNSPFDVPLKDDESLTSCPPFSVPNYMAPTLSAKAKVRASSNPRERLGGTPTSTDSKRRLSFPLSQGIGSFKWSKGFSSKDQRVPDKFQTLESIGNVSVDSTLSLPARVGRKPFTRFV; from the exons ATGGGAAAGAAAGGGAGTTGGTTTTCTGCAATCAAAAGGGTTTTCACTCACCACTCCAAGGGGAAG CAGGATGCGGATAACAAAGgcacaaaagaaaagaagaaaagtgtAGGAAAAGTAAAGCATGGAGAGACAAATTCATTCATCCCCCTCTTCAGAGAGCCAAGTAGTATTGAGAAAATCTTTGGGGACTTTGAAAGGGAGCAACAACTACTGGGGTTAAGGCCAGTCACTCCTCCTGAGAGACCCAAAACTCCACCATATGTCCCTCCAAGAGCACCTTCTCCTAGGCCTCCTTCTCCAAGGCCTCCATCTCCAAGGGCTGCTTCTCCCAGGGCTTCTTCCCCGCGAGTTACCTCTCCCAAAGCTGCATCTTTCCGGAATTCTCATCACCACAAGGAGGTTGTCTACAGACCAGAACCAACTTTGAGGCATCAGAATGCCTCAGCTACTAAGATCCAGGCTGTTTACAGAGGTTATATG GCAAGGAGGAGTTTTAGAGCACTGAAGGGTCTGGTGAGGCTCCAAGGAGTAGTGAGAGGACAGAATGTGAAGAGACAGACAGTAAACGCGATGAAACACATGCAACTGTTAGTGCGAGTTCAATCTCAGATTCAGTCTCGAAGGATCCAGATGTTGGAAAACCAGGCACGATATCAAGCTGAGTTCAAGAATGATAAGGATGCAGCCAGTATCTTGGGCAAACTCACT TCTGAAGCAGGTAATGAAGAGTGGGATGATAGCTTACTGACCAAAGAGGAAGTAGAGGCAAGGTTGCAGAGGAAGGTAGAAGCAATCATCAAAAGAGAAAGAGCAATGGCATTTGCATATTCACATCAG CTATGGAAAGCAACTCCAAAATCAACTCACACCCCAGTGGTAGATGGAAGATCAGGTGGACTTCCTTGGTGGTGGAACTGGTTGGAAAGACAAGCACctgcagcagcagcagcaactCCACAAGAAAAACTAGTGCTGAAGAATTTTCAACTCACACCTCCAAGACCATACTCAGAGCAAAAAACCAGTCCAAGACCCGGGTCCAGCTCTCAAAGACCACAACAGCCTCATTTTGCTTTTGATAACATGGACACTCCCACACCAAAGTCCACAAAATCAACCATAGTCACATCTTCAAAACCGGTACGAACACCGCCATATAGAACTCCTCAGGCAAACTCTTCAGGCTCTGGCTctaaatttgtgagaccaagGGGTGTGGGATCCAATTCACCCTTTGATGTGCCACTGAAGGATGATGAGAGTCTCACAAGCTGCCCCCCATTTTCAGTGCCAAACTACATGGCTCCAACCCTCTCTGCCAAGGCCAAAGTACGTGCTAGTAGTAATCCTAGAGAAAGGCTTGGTGGAACTCCAACAAGTACTGATTCTAAGAGAAGACTCTCATTCCCATTGTCACAAGGAATAGGGTCTTTCAAGTGGTCTAAAGGGTTCTCTAGCAAGGATCAAAGGGTGCCAGATAAGTTTCAGACACTTGAATCTATAGGAAACGTGAGTGTGGATTCAACACTGTCTTTGCCCGCAAGGGTGGGAAGAAAGCCTTTTACAAGATTtgtgtga
- the LOC114176810 gene encoding protein IQ-DOMAIN 14-like isoform X2, translated as MGKKGSWFSAIKRVFTHHSKGKDADNKGTKEKKKSVGKVKHGETNSFIPLFREPSSIEKIFGDFEREQQLLGLRPVTPPERPKTPPYVPPRAPSPRPPSPRPPSPRAASPRASSPRVTSPKAASFRNSHHHKEVVYRPEPTLRHQNASATKIQAVYRGYMARRSFRALKGLVRLQGVVRGQNVKRQTVNAMKHMQLLVRVQSQIQSRRIQMLENQARYQAEFKNDKDAASILGKLTSEAGNEEWDDSLLTKEEVEARLQRKVEAIIKRERAMAFAYSHQLWKATPKSTHTPVVDGRSGGLPWWWNWLERQAPAAAAATPQEKLVLKNFQLTPPRPYSEQKTSPRPGSSSQRPQQPHFAFDNMDTPTPKSTKSTIVTSSKPVRTPPYRTPQANSSGSGSKFVRPRGVGSNSPFDVPLKDDESLTSCPPFSVPNYMAPTLSAKAKVRASSNPRERLGGTPTSTDSKRRLSFPLSQGIGSFKWSKGFSSKDQRVPDKFQTLESIGNVSVDSTLSLPARVGRKPFTRFV; from the exons ATGGGAAAGAAAGGGAGTTGGTTTTCTGCAATCAAAAGGGTTTTCACTCACCACTCCAAGGGGAAG GATGCGGATAACAAAGgcacaaaagaaaagaagaaaagtgtAGGAAAAGTAAAGCATGGAGAGACAAATTCATTCATCCCCCTCTTCAGAGAGCCAAGTAGTATTGAGAAAATCTTTGGGGACTTTGAAAGGGAGCAACAACTACTGGGGTTAAGGCCAGTCACTCCTCCTGAGAGACCCAAAACTCCACCATATGTCCCTCCAAGAGCACCTTCTCCTAGGCCTCCTTCTCCAAGGCCTCCATCTCCAAGGGCTGCTTCTCCCAGGGCTTCTTCCCCGCGAGTTACCTCTCCCAAAGCTGCATCTTTCCGGAATTCTCATCACCACAAGGAGGTTGTCTACAGACCAGAACCAACTTTGAGGCATCAGAATGCCTCAGCTACTAAGATCCAGGCTGTTTACAGAGGTTATATG GCAAGGAGGAGTTTTAGAGCACTGAAGGGTCTGGTGAGGCTCCAAGGAGTAGTGAGAGGACAGAATGTGAAGAGACAGACAGTAAACGCGATGAAACACATGCAACTGTTAGTGCGAGTTCAATCTCAGATTCAGTCTCGAAGGATCCAGATGTTGGAAAACCAGGCACGATATCAAGCTGAGTTCAAGAATGATAAGGATGCAGCCAGTATCTTGGGCAAACTCACT TCTGAAGCAGGTAATGAAGAGTGGGATGATAGCTTACTGACCAAAGAGGAAGTAGAGGCAAGGTTGCAGAGGAAGGTAGAAGCAATCATCAAAAGAGAAAGAGCAATGGCATTTGCATATTCACATCAG CTATGGAAAGCAACTCCAAAATCAACTCACACCCCAGTGGTAGATGGAAGATCAGGTGGACTTCCTTGGTGGTGGAACTGGTTGGAAAGACAAGCACctgcagcagcagcagcaactCCACAAGAAAAACTAGTGCTGAAGAATTTTCAACTCACACCTCCAAGACCATACTCAGAGCAAAAAACCAGTCCAAGACCCGGGTCCAGCTCTCAAAGACCACAACAGCCTCATTTTGCTTTTGATAACATGGACACTCCCACACCAAAGTCCACAAAATCAACCATAGTCACATCTTCAAAACCGGTACGAACACCGCCATATAGAACTCCTCAGGCAAACTCTTCAGGCTCTGGCTctaaatttgtgagaccaagGGGTGTGGGATCCAATTCACCCTTTGATGTGCCACTGAAGGATGATGAGAGTCTCACAAGCTGCCCCCCATTTTCAGTGCCAAACTACATGGCTCCAACCCTCTCTGCCAAGGCCAAAGTACGTGCTAGTAGTAATCCTAGAGAAAGGCTTGGTGGAACTCCAACAAGTACTGATTCTAAGAGAAGACTCTCATTCCCATTGTCACAAGGAATAGGGTCTTTCAAGTGGTCTAAAGGGTTCTCTAGCAAGGATCAAAGGGTGCCAGATAAGTTTCAGACACTTGAATCTATAGGAAACGTGAGTGTGGATTCAACACTGTCTTTGCCCGCAAGGGTGGGAAGAAAGCCTTTTACAAGATTtgtgtga